A window of Mustela nigripes isolate SB6536 chromosome 9, MUSNIG.SB6536, whole genome shotgun sequence contains these coding sequences:
- the PRDM12 gene encoding PR domain zinc finger protein 12 has protein sequence MMGSVLPAEALVLKTGLKAPGLALAEVITSDILHSFLYGRWRNVLGEQLFEDKSHHASPKTAFTAEVLAQSFSGEVQKLSSLVLPAEVIIAQSSIPGEGLGIFSKTWIKAGTEMGPFTGRIIAPEHVDICKNNNLMWEVFNEDGTVRYFIDASQEDHRSWMTYIKCARNEQEQNLEVVQIGTSIFYKAIEMIPPDQELLVWYGNSHNTFLGIPGVPGLEEEQKKNKHEDFHPADSAAGTAGRMRCVICHRGFNSRSNLRSHMRIHTLDKPFVCRFCNRRFSQSSTLRNHVRLHTGERPYKCQVCQSAYSQLAGLRAHQKSARHRPPSAALQPHSPALPAPHAHAPALAAAAAAAAAAAHHLPAMVL, from the exons ATGATGGGCTCCGTGCTCCCGGCTGAGGCCCTGGTGCTCAAGACCGGGCTGAAGGCGCCGGGGCTGGCACTGGCCGAGGTCATCACCTCCGACATCCTGCACAGTTTCCTGTACGGCCGCTGGCGCAACGTGCTGGGCGAGCAGCTCTTCGAGGACAAGAGCCACCACGCCAGCCCCAAGACAGCCTTCACCGCCGAGGTCCTGGCGCAGTCCTTCTCCGGCG AGGTGCAGAAGCTGTCCAGCCTGGTGCTGCCGGCGGAGGTGATCATCGCGCAGAGTTCCATTCCCGGCGAGGGCCTCGGCATCTTCTCCAAGACGTGGATCAAGGCGGGCACGGAGATGGGCCCCTTCACCGGCCGCATCATCGCCCCGGAGCACGTGGACATCTGCAAGAACAACAACCTGATGTGGGAG GTGTTCAATGAGGACGGCACAGTGCGCTACTTCATTGATGCCAGCCAGGAGGACCACCGGAGTTGGATGACCTACATCAAGTGTGCGCGGAACGAACAGGAGCAGAACCTGGAGGTCGTCCAGATCGGCACCAGTATCTTCTACAAGGCTATCGAG ATGATCCCGCCTGACCAGGAGCTGCTGGTGTGGTATGGAAACTCACACAACACCTTTCTGGGGATCCCTGGTGTGCCcgggctggaggaggagcagaagaagaacAAGCATG AGGACTTCCACCCGGCGGACTCGGCGGCGGGCACCGCGGGCCGCATGCGCTGCGTCATCTGCCACCGCGGCTTCAACTCGCGCAGCAACCTGCGCTCGCACATGCGCATCCACACGCTGGACAAGCCCTTCGTGTGCCGCTTCTGCAACCGCCGCTTCAGCCAGTCGTCCACGCTGCGCAACCACGTGCGCCTGCACACGGGCGAGCGCCCCTACAAGTGCCAGGTGTGCCAGAGCGCCTACTCGCAGCTGGCCGGCCTGCGCGCCCACCAGAAGAGCGCGCGCCACCGGCCGCCCAGCGCCGCGCTGCAGCCGCACTCGCCCGCCCTGCCCGCGCCGCACGCGCACGCGCCCgcgctcgccgccgccgccgccgccgccgccgcggccgcgcACCACCTGCCGGCCATGGTGCTGTGA